In one Rhopalosiphum padi isolate XX-2018 chromosome 3, ASM2088224v1, whole genome shotgun sequence genomic region, the following are encoded:
- the LOC132926172 gene encoding uncharacterized protein LOC132926172, with the protein MKALESLGERPSQWGALLMHLVVSKLDTKTMREWEISSSKTEVFSISNLTNFLQSRFRLLEAVETSQQINSLQENNRMATYANKKKRSSVLSYFCKQAHTIYRCPSFLGLAIADRIKRITELKLCKICLRSHEGERCHSRRCTICGRPHNGLLHLSRSEKPTKQTASHINEVIDRDDGKEGENSNNTAVSVSACAYRLAMADPAFGTPQAIDMILGAEIFFDLINKEQIRPMAHGPVLQNTKLGWIISGPVPHSTVFCVETSVSLFIRTSSTFETKTLEERMAAFWRLEKSRLKLGNSYDRELRIFTSLERRFQADKNLKEDYVKFMNEYIELGHMSITNSVPAADQCYYLPHHAVFKDRSMYTRGIGTGFRTHRYAITADIKKMYRQIWVTESQRDYQRILWRENPDQPLNTYCLKTVTYGVITASYLATACIDKLSSDEALQFPEACRALKHDFYVDDFLGGAGSISEALKLRDDLIKVLQKAGMELCKWSSNDPRLLESVDTATINVNANDILMDVENTTKLLGMYWNQNIDAYQYTIRPFNENTRITKRVILSEIASVFDPLGLISPVIIKFKIIIHRLWQLNTSWDAVLPSNIEKEWRDNHRTVGGIEVLPRQKYIS; encoded by the exons ATGAAGGCATTAGAATCATTAGGGGAGAGGCCAAGTCAATGGGGAGCATTATTAATGCATTTGGTCGTATCCAAGTTGGACACAAAGACGATGAGGGAGTGGGAAATCTCATCCTCAAAAACAGAAGTTTTTAGTATTTCAAACCTTACGAATTTTCTACAATCTAGATTCCGCCTTTTAGAGGCAGTAGAGACGTCTCAACAAATTAACTCACTTCAAGAAAATAATCGCATGGCAACTTATGCGAACAAAAAGAAGCGATCCAGCGTATTAAGTTATTTCTGTAAACAAGCTCACACTATTTATCGCTGTCCGTCGTTCCTAGGATTAGCGATTGCTGATCGAATAAAACGAATAACCGAGCTCAAGCTATGCAAAATATGTCTAAGATCACATGAAGGAGAAAGGTGTCATTCGAGGCGCTGTACAATATGTGGGCGCCCGCATAATGGATTATTACATTTATCGCGTTCCGAGAAGCCAACCAAACAAACCGCGTCGCACATTAATGAGGTTATTGACCGCGACGACGGGAAGGAAGGCGAAAATAGCAATAATACAGCTGTATCAGTGAGTGCGTGTGCTTAcc GTTTAGCAATGGCTGACCCTGCATTCGGCACACCACAAGCCATAGATATGATACTCGGTgcagaaatattttttgatttaattaataaagagCAAATACGTCCAATGGCTCACGGGCCAGTCTTACAGAATACGAAATTAGGATGGATCATTTCCGGCCCAGTACCACATTCTACTGTTTTTTGTGTAGAAACTAGTGTATCGTTATTCATCCGCACGTCATCGACATTCGAAACAAAAACACTAGAAGAGCGAATGGCCGCATTTTGGCGCCTCGAAAAA TCGCGGCTCAAGTTAGGAAATTCGTACGATAGAGAGTTGCGCATATTTACGTCATTGGAAAGACGCTTTCAAGCAGATAAAAACCTGAAAGAAGATTACGTTAAGTTTATGAACGAATATATAGAGCTCGGGCATATGTCGATCACGAACTCTGTTCCAGCGGCGGATCAGTGTTATTACCTACCGCATCATGCCGTGTTTAAAGACA GGTCCATGTATACAAGAGGAATTGGTACGGGGTTTAGAACGCACAGGTATGCTATTACcgcagatattaaaaaaatgtacagacaAATTTGGGTCACTGAAAGTCAACGCGATTACCAACGTATTTTGTGGCGAGAAAATCCCGACCAGCCCCtaaatacatattgtttaaaaacgGTGACATACGGCGTAATAACCGCATCGTATTTGGCTACAGCATGCATAGACAAACTGTCAAGTGATGAAGCTCTGCAATTTCCCGAAGCTTGTAGAGCTTTGAAACATGATTTCTACGTCGATGATTTCCTAGGCGGTGCAGGATCGATATCGGAAGCACTAAAGCTACGTGATGacttaattaaagttttacaaAAAGCCGGTATGGAATTATGTAAGTGGTCTAGTAATGACCCTAGATTGCTAGAAAGCGTTGATACGGCAACAATTAATGTAAATGCTAATGACATTTTAATGGACGTTGAAAATACTACcaaattattaggtatgtattgGAACCAAAATATTGATGCTTATCAATATACTATACGGCCGTTCAACGAAAATACGCGTATTACGAAGCGAGTAATATTATCCGAAATAGCATCAGTGTTTGACCCACTGGGCCTAATTAGCCCtgtaataattaagtttaaaataataattcatcggCTATGGCAATTAAATACGAGTTGGGATGCTGTGCTACCGTCAAATATCGAGAAGGAATGGAGAGACAACCATCGCACAGTGGGAGGAATTGAGGTTTTACCgcgacaaaaatatatttcatga
- the LOC132926173 gene encoding uncharacterized protein LOC132926173, with protein sequence MCTLRENKDDRPVVYLDETWVNQNHSRKGIWQNENNSGGLKVPKGKGGQLIVCHAGCARYGFIEGSKLVFRSNTGNTTDYHNQMNGEVFKEWFIQLLKNLEEPSVIVMDNALYHSILRDKYPKSNWRKAEVQHWLNEKNIEFHPLETLPELRQKVKNLLPREKKYELDDIAIEMGHEVIRLPPYHCKYNPIELIWAQVKGQVAL encoded by the coding sequence ATGTGTACGCTGCGAGAAAATAAAGACGATCGGCCAGTGGTTTATCTCGACGAAACGTGGGTAAACCAAAACCATTCACGGAAGGGTATTTggcaaaatgaaaataattcagGTGGTCTAAAGGTGCCGAAGGGTAAAGGAGGCCAACTTATTGTATGCCATGCAGGATGTGCTCGCTACGGGTTTATAGAAGGGTCAAAATTGGTATTTCGAAGCAATACCGGAAATACCACGGATTATCATAATCAGATGAATGGTGAAGTGTTCAAAGAGTGGTTTATTCAACTCCTAAAAAATCTTGAAGAGCCATCAGTTATAGTCATGGATAATGCACTTTACCATTCAATCCTCAGAGACAAATATCCTAAAAGTAATTGGAGAAAAGCTGAAGTACAACActggttaaatgaaaaaaatatcgaGTTCCATCCATTGGAAACATTACCTGAACTTcgacaaaaagttaaaaacctATTACcacgtgaaaaaaaatatgagctGGATGACATTGCAATTGAAATGGGTCATGAGGTAATCCGTCTTCCACCATACCACTGTAAGTATAATCCAATCGAATTAATTTGGGCTCAAGTTAAGGGCCAAGTTGCTCTGTGA
- the LOC132926174 gene encoding uncharacterized protein LOC132926174, translating to MAVPGPFNEKWWYTHVRHTACPPIGIVYPIRTPASSSVDTPSPPSKVSPLRATSDPPVNTHIVFAESSSDDEPELRFSPVDDDVLQVKSPLAVDDIFTPSPHPTKPEDVYQFNGSDDELEPAPLRSRTDAPAAPAAERSVSPISTGPIASGNSQEQDEEDDDERLLRPKRLTVVEKLASSTDTQLVKYCPMCEFMTCGHKLGRHIENKHWDQMTKPRKENIKKICDYIANESRKSYSVVPTRAVKKKVGPYWDDRCYREIVHGLTLMGRMKCYGESWNLPGVKDMPNPFAGLFRPAGDDAISGPAPLPELPTTSAPPVRYVQGPSRPVGKPTPTPKSTTTPTSTSPRRPTGAQPGKQSNLRKAASSKGLNHQLPVDHPLIAMLERSLAYSHGVDSAAAKNYVANVSRTLAYVQRRLVENKTPSEHWSALVTVDVDIYIEYFRLREEIGQTKATTINYLKNLRMLFHNIMNSYVQEDPAFPKDFDLSPCVKTVTAIKLLDHKLGLVYKRTTKQQPGELFTRKTREAETLPEFEAVVESLRKIKGTIHGNLRLLEDRFGNSGTVNVRSEKNSPPAEMELSKLWRQVTCALVIDVLWTSKQRSGVAVGMTIGEWESRRVMDTRSIITVAEHKTGDKEPATLVLEEGMGELMKRYYRLRLRLGYGRPNFFVTNRGEKVVKIYDDVNKTFGARLSATLFRRMVETEGRDHDAATSSGVAKALQHSEDTASRYYRVPDAAEAIRRQGNLDRVEHTALIKSYVDKHFEDFFPLIAHSPFPKTETAIDKIKESDIMIDYPSAAIDMDYIIKLQDRYDATLLAERVDVLAELVKLAGFDRANVSDYAIIDVAKKKKVHFFLNNLRYRRKILNKVLAKIKKGE from the exons atggccGTGCCAGGACCGTTCAACGAGAAGTGGTGGTACACACACGTTCGGCATACAGCGTGCCCCCCAATCGGAATTGTGTACCCAATTCGGACACCAGCCAGCTCCTCTGTCGACA CTCCGTCTCCGCCTAGCAAAGTTTCGCCACTTCGTGCGACCAGCGATCCGCCCGTCAACA CTCACATTGTATTTGCCGAATCGTCGTCGGACGACGAACCGGAGCTGCGATTCTCGCCGGTGGACGACGATGTCCTGCAGGTCAAGTCGCCACTGGCAGTGGACGACATTTTCACTCCGTCACCCCATCCGACGAAACCCGAAGACGTTTACCAGTTTAACGGGAGCGACGATG AACTCGAGCCAGCACCACTCAGGAGTAGGACCGATGCACCGGCGGCACCAGCTGCGGAAAGGTCGGTCTCACCGATATCCACGGGCCCGATCGCGTCGGGAAACTCGCAAGAGCAAGACGAGGAAGACGACGACGAGCGTTTACTGCGGCCCAAGCGGCTCACCGTCGTCGAAAAACTCGCCAGTTCGACCGACACCCAG CTCGTGAAATACTGCCCGATGTGTGAGTTTATGACTTGCGGTCACAAACTCGGCCGGCACATCGAAAACAAACATTGGGACCAGATGACAAAGCCGCGGAAAGAGAACATCAAAAAGATTTGCGACTACATTGCGAACGAATCGCGAAAGTCATATTCTGTTGTGCCCACGAGGGCCGTGAAAAAGAAAGTAGGTCCCTACTGGGACGACCGGTGCTACAGGGAAATCGTCCACGG TCTCACACTCATGGGAAGAATGAAATGTTACGGCGAGTCCTGGAACCTCCCGGGTGTCAAAGACATGCCGAATCCTTTCGCCGGTCTCTTCAGGCCGGCGGGAGATGACGCCATCTCTGGACCCGCGCCGCTCCCAGAACTCCCCACGACAAGCGCGCCCCCGGTGCGCTATGTACAGGGTCCGTCGCGGCCAGTGGGTAAGCCGACACCGACACCAAAATCGACAACGACACCGACATCGACATCGCCGCGGCGTCCGACCGGCGCACAGCCCGGCAAACAGTC gAACTTGCGCAAGGCGGCATCCAGCAAGGGGCTGAACCATCAGCTGCCCGTCGACCACCCGTTGATAGCCATGCTCGAGCGTTCGCTGGCCTACAGCCACGGGGTGGACTCAGCGGCGGCTAAAAATTATGTAGCCAACGTTTCAAGAACATTGGCGTACGTGCAGAGGCGTTTGGTGGAGAACAAAACTCCTTCCGAACACTGGTCGGCGTTGGTCACCGTCGACGTCGATATCTACATTGAATACTTTAGACT acGCGAGGAGATCGGGCAAACGAAGGCGACAACgatcaattatttgaaaaatttgcgAATGCTTTTCCACAACATTATGAATTCGTACGTTCAAGAGGACCCCGCCTTCCCTAAGGATTTTGATTTGTCGCCCTGCGTTAAGACGGTCACGGCCATTAAGTTGTTGGACCACAAGCTGGGACTCGTCTACAAAAGGACTACGAAGCAACAGCCAGGAGAGTTGTTTACGAGGAAGACGAGAGAGGCCGAAACCCTGCCCGAGTTCGAAGCTGTCGTCGAGTCATTGCGCAAAATCAAGGGCACGATCCACGGAAATTTGAGGTTGCTGGAAGACAGGTTCGGGAACTCGGGCACGGTGAACGTCCGGAGCGAGAAAAATAGTCCGCCGGCGGAGATGGAG CTCTCAAAACTGTGGCGACAGGTCACGTGTGCGCTGGTGATCGATGTGCTGTGGACCTCCAAACAGCGGAGCGGGGTCGCCGTCGGGATGACCATCGGCGAGTGGGAGTCCCGTCGGGTAATGGACACCAGGTCCATTATCACGGTAGCCGAACATAAGACGGGAGACAAGGAGCCCGCCACGCTCGTCCTCGAAGAGGGCATGGGTGAACTGATGAAGAG ATATTATCGATTAAGGCTAAGGCTCGGATACGGAAGGCCCAACTTTTTCGTCACGAACCGGGGTGAAAAAGTCGTAAAGATTTACGACGACGTCAATAAAACATTTGGCGCCCGTCTTTCGGCGACTCTGTTCCGGCGCATGGTCGAGACAGAGGGCCGGGACCACGACGCTGCGACGTCTTCGGGGGTGGCGAAGGCGTTGCAGCACTCCGAGGACACCGCCAGCCGCTATTACCGTGTGCCGGACGCGGCGGAGGCGATTCGACGCCAGGGCAACTTGGACCGGGTGGAGCACACGGCTTTAATAAAGAGCTACGTCGATAAACA CTTCGAGGACTTTTTCCCACTTATTGCACACTCTCCGTTCCCGAAAACGGAGACGGCGATCGACAAGATAAAGGAAAGCGACATAATGATCGATTATCCGTCGGCGGCCATCGATATGGACTACATAATCAAACTACAAGACCGCTATGACGCCACCCTTCTGGCCGAAAGGGTGGACGTTCTAGCAGAGTTGGTGAAGCTCGCCGGTTTCGACCGCGCGAACGTCTCGGACTACGCCATAATAGACGTCGCCAAGAAGAAGAAGGTTCACTTCTTCTTGAATAACCTCAGATACCGCAGGAAAATATTGAACAAAGTCTTGGCAAAAATTAAGAAGGGCGAATGA